One Chitinophagaceae bacterium C216 genomic window carries:
- the leuC gene encoding 3-isopropylmalate dehydratase large subunit — MSTTPTTLFDKVWDAHVVRKIEDGPDVLFIDRHFIHEVTSPVAFLGLENRGIGVLYPERTFATADHNTPTINQHLPVKDPLSAKQLEALSRNAAKYGISIWALGSPKNGIVHVVGPENGITQPGMTIVCGDSHTSTHGAFGCIAFGIGTSEVEMVLSSQCIMQPKPKKMRITINGKLAKGVLPKDVALYMISQITASGATGYFVEYAGEVFENMSMEGRMTVCNMSIEMGARGGMIAPDETTFNYIKGRDKAPKGEDWDKAVAYWKTLKTDEGAVFDKELIFDAADIEPQITYGTNPGLGTGITRTIPKASEVKDGAITFKKALDYMDFKEGEPLLGKKIDYVFLGSCTNGRIEDFRAFASIVKGRKKADHVTAWLVPGSHLVAQQIKEEGILDILTEAGFELRQPGCSACLAMNDDKIPAGKYAVSTSNRNFEGRQGPGARTLLASPYVAAAAAVTGVVTDPRELLQEEAAVSA, encoded by the coding sequence ATGAGTACAACTCCAACCACTTTGTTTGATAAAGTTTGGGACGCCCATGTGGTAAGAAAAATTGAGGATGGACCCGATGTGTTGTTCATCGATCGTCATTTTATTCACGAAGTAACCAGCCCGGTAGCCTTTTTAGGCCTGGAAAACAGAGGTATTGGCGTGCTATATCCAGAGCGTACTTTTGCTACTGCCGACCACAATACGCCTACCATCAACCAGCACTTGCCTGTAAAGGATCCACTATCGGCCAAACAGCTGGAAGCCCTTTCAAGAAATGCAGCTAAATACGGCATTTCTATTTGGGCACTGGGAAGTCCTAAAAACGGTATTGTACACGTGGTAGGTCCGGAAAACGGTATTACCCAACCAGGAATGACCATTGTGTGTGGAGACTCTCATACTTCTACTCACGGAGCATTTGGTTGTATCGCATTTGGTATCGGTACCTCAGAAGTAGAAATGGTACTTTCCTCTCAATGTATCATGCAGCCGAAGCCTAAAAAAATGCGTATCACCATCAACGGTAAGCTGGCTAAAGGCGTATTACCTAAAGATGTGGCACTGTACATGATTTCACAAATCACTGCCAGCGGTGCTACCGGTTATTTTGTGGAGTATGCCGGTGAGGTATTTGAAAACATGAGCATGGAAGGCCGTATGACCGTGTGCAACATGTCTATTGAAATGGGTGCCCGCGGTGGTATGATTGCTCCCGATGAAACTACTTTCAACTACATCAAAGGAAGAGATAAAGCCCCTAAAGGAGAAGATTGGGATAAAGCTGTAGCGTATTGGAAAACATTGAAAACAGATGAGGGTGCTGTATTTGATAAAGAGCTGATATTTGATGCTGCCGATATTGAGCCTCAAATTACTTACGGAACCAATCCCGGCTTGGGAACTGGCATCACCAGAACGATCCCCAAAGCCTCTGAAGTAAAAGACGGTGCTATCACCTTCAAAAAGGCTTTGGACTACATGGACTTTAAAGAAGGCGAACCTTTACTGGGTAAAAAAATCGACTACGTATTCCTAGGAAGCTGCACCAACGGCCGTATTGAAGACTTCCGCGCTTTTGCTTCTATAGTAAAAGGCAGAAAGAAAGCCGACCATGTAACTGCATGGCTCGTACCGGGCTCACATCTAGTAGCGCAACAAATCAAAGAAGAAGGAATTTTAGATATACTTACCGAAGCTGGATTTGAATTAAGACAACCGGGATGCTCCGCTTGCCTGGCTATGAACGATGATAAAATTCCGGCAGGTAAATATGCCGTAAGTACCAGCAACCGTAACTTCGAGGGTCGTCAGGGACCGGGAGCCCGCACCTTACTGGCTAGCCCTTATGTAGCGGCAGCCGCAGCCGTAACCGGTGTGGTTACCGATCCAAGAGAGCTTCTGCAGGAAGAAGCCGCGGTAAGTGCTTAA
- the leuD1 gene encoding 3-isopropylmalate dehydratase small subunit 1 — MAYDKFTVLTSTAVPLPIENVDTDQIIPARFLKATERKGFGDNLFRDWRFNSDNTPKKDFVLNNPIYSGKILVAGKNFGSGSSREHAAWAIYDYGFRCVISSFFADIFKGNALNIGILPVTVSEAFLDKIFKAIEADPKATFEVDLPNQKVTILSTGESESFDINGYKKHNLMNGFDDIDYLQSMKSEIMAFAEKSMY, encoded by the coding sequence ATGGCATACGATAAATTCACAGTATTAACCTCCACTGCAGTTCCGCTGCCAATTGAAAATGTGGATACCGATCAGATTATTCCAGCACGTTTTTTAAAAGCTACAGAGCGCAAGGGTTTTGGTGATAATCTTTTTCGCGATTGGCGTTTTAACAGCGACAATACGCCTAAAAAAGATTTCGTACTAAACAATCCTATCTATTCAGGTAAAATACTCGTAGCTGGTAAAAACTTTGGTAGCGGTAGTAGCCGGGAGCACGCTGCGTGGGCGATTTATGACTATGGCTTCAGATGTGTGATTTCAAGCTTCTTCGCAGATATCTTCAAAGGCAATGCTTTAAACATCGGCATACTACCCGTAACTGTAAGCGAAGCATTTCTGGATAAAATCTTCAAAGCCATTGAAGCCGATCCTAAAGCTACATTCGAGGTGGACCTGCCTAACCAGAAAGTAACTATACTTTCTACCGGTGAAAGCGAATCCTTTGATATAAACGGATACAAGAAGCATAATCTGATGAACGGCTTTGACGACATCGATTATTTGCAATCCATGAAGAGCGAAATCATGGCTTTTGCCGAGAAAAGCATGTACTAA
- the paiA gene encoding Spermidine/spermine N(1)-acetyltransferase translates to MNIQIREASEADLKVIQQLAYDIWPETYSPILSQEQIRYMLELFYSLKALHTEYHKEGYHFFIMRIGSIDAGYACVERKDAAHWHLHKIYLHQRYQGQGIGKKLIQHVEHVASQNGARYMTLNVNRYNIARYFYEACGYSIIKEDDIPIGNDFWMNDYIMRKDFTPE, encoded by the coding sequence GACCTTAAAGTCATACAACAATTAGCATACGATATCTGGCCCGAGACCTACTCGCCTATTCTGTCGCAGGAACAAATACGGTATATGCTAGAGTTGTTTTATAGCCTAAAGGCATTACACACCGAATACCATAAAGAGGGCTACCATTTCTTTATTATGCGTATCGGCTCAATAGATGCCGGTTATGCGTGTGTGGAACGAAAAGATGCCGCGCATTGGCATTTACACAAAATTTACCTTCACCAGCGGTATCAGGGGCAGGGCATTGGCAAAAAACTGATTCAACATGTAGAGCACGTGGCTTCCCAAAACGGCGCCCGGTATATGACCCTTAACGTGAACCGATACAATATAGCACGTTACTTTTACGAAGCCTGCGGATACAGCATCATTAAGGAAGACGACATACCCATTGGCAACGACTTTTGGATGAACGACTATATAATGCGTAAGGATTTCACGCCCGAATAA